The sequence TTTATCGGTGTGCGGCCTTACCGCGAAGGCGATTCCCTGCGCGATTTGCACCATAAGGCTTTTGCCCGCTACGGCAAACCTTTTACCAAAGAATTTGAAGTGGAGCGCGGCGCCGGCGTGATTTTGCTCCTGGACACAGCCACTCCGAATTTCAAGTCGCGACAGTACTTGGAACATGCGATTCGTATGACGGCGGCGGTGGGTGAGTGGCTCTTGGACCGCGAAATTCTTGGGCGATTCTTTATCGATAGCGAAGAGATTGCCTTGGATGGCGGTAACGAAAGCCGCAGGAATTTACTGGATGCTTTGGCGCGAATTCCGCCCGCATCACTTGCGCATGGAAAACAGCCTGCGCCTTGGGCTCCTGCGGCGCGCCCGATGGATCCGGTGCTTCGCATTGGGCTTTACGAAAACGATGAATCGCTTGTGAACAAGCATATCGTGGTCGGAACGCAGCCCGCCTCGACCGAAGATAAATTGCTGGTGATTTCGCCTGAAGATTTGGACGGCGAGAGGGTAACACTATGATGACTAGCGAGAAAGTAGACATTCGCTACGCCTTCAAGGTGTTGTTCCTTTGCTTGGCTTCGGTGAATCTGGGCCATACCTTTGATTTCTTGTGGCTTGGAATTTTATTTGCTGTCTACTTTGTGGTCATCGGCGTGCTGAATGCGACGCGCCGCCGAGAGTTTGCGAAGCGCCCGCGTTACAACAAGATTTTGGCGTACGGGGCGATTGTGCCGCTCGCATTATTCTGGGTGATGACGCCGTCCGTTGAAAACGGCGTGTCGCCTTATTTGATTTTCTTGCCGGGAATTTACTTGCTGTATTTGGCGGCGTTGCAGGAACGGAGCCGCGGAAACGGTGGCTTTGAAGTCTTTGTCGCCTTCGATGGCGTAGGCGCATTGCTCTTTGGAATGTTCATGGTGCCGCATGGTTGGGGGATTGTTGGACTTGTCGGATTCTTGCTTGCGCTTTGCGCTTATAGCCGTCGCGGTACAGCGCCTTACAAGTACGGGCTCTTTTTGCTTGTGATTGCTATACTCAGCGCAATTTCTTACGGCGGTTGGCAACATTGGAAATCGCAGCGCTATCGCTACGGAGCGAAAATGGCCGAAGACTACTACCAGCGCGAACGCATGATGGGCTTTGATCCGGTTGCGGCCTTGGGTAGTTTCGGAAGTAATTACAATTCTCGTTACAATAGCCAAGTCGTGTTGCGCGTGTGGGATAAACAGCCCTCAAGATACTTTAAGGCGGCTAGCTACGAAAAATATGTGGCGGGTATTTGGAAATTGCCGACGTCGTATGCGAAAAAGCTTTACCCTGCTTATTATCAGGTGGACTATGCTGTGCTTGAGGTGGCGGATTCGCTGACGAAGGCCGATTCCCTGCGCGAAGTGGAACAAATCTGGGTGCAGTCAACGCTGAATAACTTTGGCTTTGTGTTTGCGCCCTATGGTGTCGTGGGCTTTGCGGCGAAAGATGTGGACTCGTTGACTTATTATGCGGGCGGCATGGTGCAGGGATTGAATGGTAATGGAAAACGCTCTGACTGGCATTATTTTAAATGCAAGCCTGTCTCGGCGGAGGATGCGCCGGACGCTTGCTCGTTGCCGGATTCCTTGCTGGCTTCGAGCGAAGGCGACTTGATGGTGGGCGAGCGGTACCTGCCGCTGATTGACACCGTGATTGCGGCGATGCAGTTGCGCGACTCTGCCTCATCGGATTCGGTTTTGGTGGATTCGGTGGCGCTCGCAAAATCGATGCCAGATTCTCTTGTGTTGCAGAAAATGCTTGCCTATTACCTTGCAAACTTCACCTATTCGCTTACGGTGCCGGGAATTACGCGTTGGGGTGGCGCGAAGAATGAACCTTTGGCGATTTTCTGGCGCGAAAAGCAAGGCTTCTGCGAATACTATGCGACGCTTTCGGCGTTGGTACTTCGCCGTTTGGGAATTCCGGCGCGGTACGTGACGGGCTTTGCAAATCCTGAAATCGTCGAGGGTTTGCCTTATAGCATTTTCCGCCGCAAGCATTCGCATGCATGGGTCGAAGCGTATGTGGATGGCCGCTGGGTAATCTTCGACCCGACGCCTCCCATTTTGCCGCAGTTTGCACAGACTCCCAGCTGGTGGAGCGTCAAATGGGAGGGCGTGCGCGGGCGTTTCGCCCGCGTGATGCATGCTCTTAAAGAAGGTGAGTGGCGCCGCGTTGTCGATAGCTGGCAGAATCAATCGACCGCCCTCTTGGAAAGTCCAATTCTTTATGCGGTGCTGGTGATTCTTGTAGCAGGATTTGCTGGCCGCAAGATATATGTCACATATAAATTAAGTTCCAAGAATCGCGCGTATGTCTCGGCGCGGTCTCTGGAATGGGTGAAAAAACTTGACCGCGCTGAGCGGGATTTGACCCGCGTGGGACTCCGCCGTGAACCCGGCGAAACTGTCGGCAAATTTGCAGCTCGTGTCAAGATAGCGCTCTCACACCTCGCCGAGGAGCAAATCCCTCTTAAAAAGATTCAAAGAGTGCGCCACGCTTTGCTCACCCTCGACGAATACGAATCGAGCCGCTGGAGACATTAATTACTGTCTACTTCCGACTTCCTACGGCCTACTGTTTTTCTATCTTTCCTCCCAAAAACTAGGAGTTATTATGTCTGTACAAGTGATGGTAAATGGTATTCCGGGCAACATGGGCCGCATTGTGGCCGAAACCTGCGTGGCCCGCGGTCTCGAACTCGTCCCGTATTCTCTGACGGGTGAAATTATCGTTGAAAACGAAGCCGAAGTCGCCGGCAAGACCATCCAACTTTTGAAGCCGAGCAATCGCGAAGCTCGCATTGGCGAAGTTCTTGAAAAGTACCCGAACGTCATTTGCATTGACTATACGCATCCGACGGCCGTGAATGACAACGCCGCTTTCTACGTCAAGCACAAGATTCCGTTCGTGATGGGCACCACCGGCGGCGACCGCGAAGCTCTCGCCAAGCTCGTTGCCGATGCAAATCACCCGAGCGTGATTGCTCCGAATATGGCAAAGCAGATTGTCGCTTTCCAGACGATGATTGAATATCTGGCTAAGGAATTCCCGACAGCCTTCCGCGGCTACAAACTCTCCGTGGTCGAAAGCCACCAGAAGACCAAGGCTGACACCAGCGGTACCGCACGCGCCGTGGTGGGTGACTTCCAGAAGATGGGTTTTGACTTCACCGTCGATGACATCGAAAAGGTCCGTGACGAAAAGGAACAGATGGAACGCATGCATGTGCCCGAAGAATACCTCGGCGGTCACGCTTTCCACACCTACAGCCTCGACAGCGCCGATGGCACGGTTCACTTTGAATTCCAGCACAATGTCTGCGGCCGTAAGATTTACGCCGAAGGTACTGTGGATGCTGTGAACTTCCTCGCTTGCCACATTGCAAACGGAACGGCCAAGCCCTTCAACATGATGGACGTGCTCCGCTCCGGCAAGATGAGATAAATGCGCTCCTATATCCTCCGCCGCTTACTTTTGATGATCCCGACCCTCATCGGGATTTCTCTGGTATGCTTTATCCTTATCCAGCTGTTGCCGGGTGGACCTGTGGAGGAAATGATTTCGCGTGCGCAGCAAGCCGCTGCCATGAAGGGCGGGGTAGATGCCTCCAAGGCACTCTCGCCCGATCAGATTGCGCAAATCCAGGCGTACTTCGGTTTTGACCAACCCGCCTGGAAGCGTTATCTGACTTGGCTCTGGAACGTTCTGCACCTGGACTTGGGCTCAAGCTATACTTACGGGCTCCCTGTGTGGGACGTGATTACGAGCCGTTTCCCGATTTCGCTGTTCTTTGGTATTACTTCGTTTTTCTTGAGTTACCTGGTCTGCATTCCGCTTGGCCTCTGGAAGGCGGTGCATCACGGGAGCAAGCTGGATTCCCTTTCTTCGGGCGTGATTTTCTCGGGCTACGTGATGCCGGGTTACGCTCTCGGTATTTTGCTCATTATCTTCTTGGCGGGAGGTTCGTACCTTGACATTTTCCCGCTGGGTGGCCTCACGAGCGATGACTTCGAGGACTTTACCTTCTTCGAAAAAATTGTGGACCTAGGACACCATTTGATTCTGCCGATTTTCTGCTACATGATTAGCGAATTCGCGTTCCTGACGTTCCTCATGAAAAACTCCGCGCTGGAAGAACTCGGCAAGGACTACATGCGTACCGCCCTTGCGAAGGGCATGAGCTTTAACCAGGCACTCGTTCGCCACGCTCTCCGTAACGCCCTCATCCCGATTGCCACGCGCCTTTCCGAAATTTGCACCTTGATGTTTGCGGGCGCACTCCTTATCGAAAAGGTCTTCGATATCGACGGCATGGGCCTACTTTACTACAACTCCATGGTGAACCGCGACTACAACGTGGTCATGGGCGTCATCTTCCTCAGCAGCTTGATGGCGATGATTGGCCGCCTTTTCAGCGATATCCTCTACACGCTCGTAGACCCGCGCATCAAATTCTCGTAGATGGTCTTGTTTACTAACCCTAAACACTAACCACTGCCTACTGTCTACTTCCTACTGTCTACTAAATAACTATATTAAAAAACATGAGTAACGAAATTGTTTCGCCAGTTATTGAAAAGTATTTGAAGTCCCGCGGCTATGCCGATTACGAAATAACCCCTATTGCCGGTGCCGGTTCGGGTCGTAAGTATTACCGAATTGCCTCCGGTAAGCAGAGCGCCGTGCTGCAGGTTTCTGCCTCGGTCGATGATGATTTTAAGCGTTTTGTGGATTATGCCGAAGCATTCAACTCTTTCGGACTTCCGGTTCCCAAGATTTATTGCGTAGACGAAGCCTCTTGCTCCGTACTTCAAGAAAACCTGGGCGCACACAATTTGCTCGACAATATTGTTTCGCCGGGTTCCGAAAAGAAGACGGGCAACGTTCGTATTCTCTACCCCGAAGTCATCGATTCCTTGATCAAGTGGCAGAACATTTCCCGCTCGCTTTTCAGCTCTCGTTCCGACCTCTGGCTGCGTCGCTTCGATTTCGCCGCTCTCAAGTGGGAAACCGACTACTTTACTGAAAACTACCTGAAGAATTTCAAGGGCATTCAGGAAATTCCTGAATACGTGCGTCAGTTCTATTCCTTGATTGCTGTTTCTGTGGAAGCTCAGCATAAGGTGTTGATGCATCGCGATTTCCAGAGCCAGAACATCATGGTGAAGCCGAATTCCGAAATCGCCTTTGTGGATTTCCAGGGCGCTCGCCGCGGTGCCATGTTCTATGACTTGGCCTCTCTCTTGTGGGATCCGTACGTAGAACTTTCTCTGACCGAAATCAAGGACTTCTTTGAATACTGGCGCGTTTCTTATCGCGAAACCAAGACCTACACCAAGGATGACGCTTGGGAAGCCTTTATTCACGCTAGCTTGCAGCGCGTGATGCAGGCCATGGGCGCCTACTGCTTCTTGAGCAAGGTCAAGGGAATCCAGAAGTTTGAACAGTACATTGAACCGGGTAAGCGTCAGCTGCGTGTTGTCTTTGATGAGTTCAAGAAGATGGCCAAGGCTACTTCGCCAAAGGTCTTTGACTTCATGGACAACGCACTGGTATAAATGCAACCGATTTACGTAAAACATTATGCAGAACCCGAGTCCTTCGCAAGGGCTTTGGGTTTTGCTTACGATGCCTTGGTTCATGGCCCGGTCAAGTTTGATGCCATGGAAACATGGAAGTCTCTTTCGGAACGAGTGTCCCAGGGAATTTACATGGGCGAGGGCTTGCTCTTGCCGCATACGCGTGTGTCGGGACTTCCGCAACCGCTGTTTGCTTTTGCGGTTTGCCCGAAGGGCTTTACTGACATTGCTGTGAAAGCGGGCCAAGTGCCGCAGTACATTTGCCTGTTGCTTTCTCCGGCGGAGTCTGCAACGTGTCATACGCAGTTTATCGCCAACATTGCTCGCAAACTGCTGAATCCGCAGTGGCGTGCCCAGGCGTTGGATGCAAAAACCCCCGAACAGCTGAACGCGCTGTTCGAGGAATAAAAATCTTTCGCAAAATTGTTAGTACTGGAAGCTTCCGCCCACCATGGCGCGGAAGCCTTCGTAATCGCCGAAGTAACGGTCATATCTCGCGCGGAAGGTCATCCATTCCCACGGCTTGATTTCGATTTTGCCACCGAGTTCCACGTAGTGCAAGGTGGTGTTGTCGTTCAAGAACTTCTTGTCGGTGGCGCTTTCGGGCGTGTGCATGTCGGTGATGTTGCCGCCGAAGGCGGTGTCTTTGGCAACGGCGCTTGCGTGCAGCGTTCCCTTGAACAGGGCGTCTTTTAAGAAGCCGCTTTCAACCTTGTAAAGTCCGCAGACTTCGCTATAAACTTCCTGACTGTTCGGACCGAGATCGGTGCCGAGGCTCTGAGAATAACTGCGGTACGTGTAGCCACCGCCCTTGTGGTGCGTGTATACCCACGGTTCTACGCGGGTGTATTCCAAGTACCAGTTCCAAAGCGTGCTGCCGAGCTTAAGGCTGTCGCGGGCGACGCCGACCGAGGTGGCCCACTTGTTGCCCCACCAGCCGTCATCAAACATGCTCGTAGGGGACTTCATGTCATCCCACAAAAGTTCTCCGTAAAATTCCCAATGCGAAATTGTCTTCACGCTCAAATCGAATGCGAGCGAAATGTTGTCCTGGTCGCCCTGCAGGTGTTCCTGGAAAACGTAAGGAATGAAGGGTATCACATAGGCCCATTCAAATTCGCGACCGGTGCTGTCAGCATCTTCGTTCGGGTTCGGGAACTCTTCGGTGGTACTTCCATAGAGCGCAGTTTCCGAAAGGCCCAGCGTGATATTCTTGGGTAAGTTCAAGTCCAAGCGGTGTACGTGCATGTATTTGCCAAAGTTTTTCTTCTCGAAAAGTTTCATGGCGTACTGCGTGTAAACAATCGGGCCTAATTCAAATTGGTAGCCGAAATACGGCGTAGGAGCGGGCTCGTAAATGCGGCTTGTCGAATCTTGCCACGGACGGTAATTGCCCTGTTCGCCGCGTAAA is a genomic window of Fibrobacter sp. UWT2 containing:
- a CDS encoding DUF4129 domain-containing transglutaminase family protein — its product is MMTSEKVDIRYAFKVLFLCLASVNLGHTFDFLWLGILFAVYFVVIGVLNATRRREFAKRPRYNKILAYGAIVPLALFWVMTPSVENGVSPYLIFLPGIYLLYLAALQERSRGNGGFEVFVAFDGVGALLFGMFMVPHGWGIVGLVGFLLALCAYSRRGTAPYKYGLFLLVIAILSAISYGGWQHWKSQRYRYGAKMAEDYYQRERMMGFDPVAALGSFGSNYNSRYNSQVVLRVWDKQPSRYFKAASYEKYVAGIWKLPTSYAKKLYPAYYQVDYAVLEVADSLTKADSLREVEQIWVQSTLNNFGFVFAPYGVVGFAAKDVDSLTYYAGGMVQGLNGNGKRSDWHYFKCKPVSAEDAPDACSLPDSLLASSEGDLMVGERYLPLIDTVIAAMQLRDSASSDSVLVDSVALAKSMPDSLVLQKMLAYYLANFTYSLTVPGITRWGGAKNEPLAIFWREKQGFCEYYATLSALVLRRLGIPARYVTGFANPEIVEGLPYSIFRRKHSHAWVEAYVDGRWVIFDPTPPILPQFAQTPSWWSVKWEGVRGRFARVMHALKEGEWRRVVDSWQNQSTALLESPILYAVLVILVAGFAGRKIYVTYKLSSKNRAYVSARSLEWVKKLDRAERDLTRVGLRREPGETVGKFAARVKIALSHLAEEQIPLKKIQRVRHALLTLDEYESSRWRH
- the dapB gene encoding dihydrodipicolinate reductase: MSVQVMVNGIPGNMGRIVAETCVARGLELVPYSLTGEIIVENEAEVAGKTIQLLKPSNREARIGEVLEKYPNVICIDYTHPTAVNDNAAFYVKHKIPFVMGTTGGDREALAKLVADANHPSVIAPNMAKQIVAFQTMIEYLAKEFPTAFRGYKLSVVESHQKTKADTSGTARAVVGDFQKMGFDFTVDDIEKVRDEKEQMERMHVPEEYLGGHAFHTYSLDSADGTVHFEFQHNVCGRKIYAEGTVDAVNFLACHIANGTAKPFNMMDVLRSGKMR
- a CDS encoding ABC transporter permease subunit — its product is MRSYILRRLLLMIPTLIGISLVCFILIQLLPGGPVEEMISRAQQAAAMKGGVDASKALSPDQIAQIQAYFGFDQPAWKRYLTWLWNVLHLDLGSSYTYGLPVWDVITSRFPISLFFGITSFFLSYLVCIPLGLWKAVHHGSKLDSLSSGVIFSGYVMPGYALGILLIIFLAGGSYLDIFPLGGLTSDDFEDFTFFEKIVDLGHHLILPIFCYMISEFAFLTFLMKNSALEELGKDYMRTALAKGMSFNQALVRHALRNALIPIATRLSEICTLMFAGALLIEKVFDIDGMGLLYYNSMVNRDYNVVMGVIFLSSLMAMIGRLFSDILYTLVDPRIKFS
- a CDS encoding aminoglycoside phosphotransferase family protein, with product MSNEIVSPVIEKYLKSRGYADYEITPIAGAGSGRKYYRIASGKQSAVLQVSASVDDDFKRFVDYAEAFNSFGLPVPKIYCVDEASCSVLQENLGAHNLLDNIVSPGSEKKTGNVRILYPEVIDSLIKWQNISRSLFSSRSDLWLRRFDFAALKWETDYFTENYLKNFKGIQEIPEYVRQFYSLIAVSVEAQHKVLMHRDFQSQNIMVKPNSEIAFVDFQGARRGAMFYDLASLLWDPYVELSLTEIKDFFEYWRVSYRETKTYTKDDAWEAFIHASLQRVMQAMGAYCFLSKVKGIQKFEQYIEPGKRQLRVVFDEFKKMAKATSPKVFDFMDNALV
- a CDS encoding PTS sugar transporter subunit IIA, translated to MQPIYVKHYAEPESFARALGFAYDALVHGPVKFDAMETWKSLSERVSQGIYMGEGLLLPHTRVSGLPQPLFAFAVCPKGFTDIAVKAGQVPQYICLLLSPAESATCHTQFIANIARKLLNPQWRAQALDAKTPEQLNALFEE